The Chitinophagales bacterium genome includes a window with the following:
- a CDS encoding c-type cytochrome — protein sequence MISNKPAFLIFSLLLLSALLFKINAQDAAAAGSDPAIKAGEKIFKSNCASCHKVKGNLIGPQLYGAPQNWEENGEFEGESGQEWLYKWVKNSQSVIGTGHPYANQLFEEWNKSVMTAFASLSNEEIDNIFAYVEYEANKAPAQDVTASAEGAGGASGSGKYTELFLYILLALLLLIALILLRVSNVLNRMVLEKEGEEIPAPVPFYKNKKLITTIVLLLFIYVGNNIVNSAIDLGRQQGYAPAQPIKFSHKLHAGLNQIDCQYCHSGADQSKHSNIPSANVCMNCHKGVQNGPEHGRKEIAKIYAAIGWNPGKLSFIDDYASMPKEEARELYKQWLSDDSEKDYSKADVDEVLAQVQEPIEWVRIHNLPDHVYFNHSQHVNAGDVECQTCHGAVEEMDVLHQNAPLSMGWCISCHRETPVEFARNDYYKTYKKFHDQIKEGNVSKVTVEMIGGTECQKCHY from the coding sequence ATGATATCAAACAAGCCGGCATTCCTGATTTTTTCACTCCTATTACTCTCTGCGTTACTTTTTAAAATAAATGCTCAAGATGCAGCTGCTGCTGGTTCCGATCCGGCAATTAAGGCGGGAGAGAAGATTTTTAAATCTAATTGTGCTTCCTGCCACAAGGTGAAAGGAAACCTAATCGGGCCACAATTGTATGGTGCGCCACAAAATTGGGAAGAGAATGGTGAATTTGAGGGCGAAAGTGGCCAAGAATGGCTGTACAAATGGGTGAAAAACTCCCAGTCTGTAATTGGCACAGGCCATCCTTACGCCAATCAACTGTTTGAGGAATGGAATAAATCCGTAATGACCGCTTTTGCTTCATTGAGCAATGAAGAAATCGACAATATTTTTGCTTACGTAGAATACGAAGCCAACAAAGCTCCTGCGCAAGATGTAACTGCATCTGCCGAGGGTGCTGGCGGTGCGTCCGGCTCGGGTAAATACACCGAATTGTTCTTGTACATTCTTTTAGCCTTGCTTTTGTTGATTGCGCTAATCCTATTGCGCGTATCCAATGTGCTGAACAGAATGGTATTGGAAAAAGAAGGAGAAGAAATCCCAGCTCCGGTTCCATTTTACAAAAACAAAAAGCTGATCACCACAATTGTATTGCTGCTCTTTATTTATGTAGGCAACAATATTGTGAACAGCGCCATTGATCTTGGCAGACAACAAGGATATGCGCCTGCACAGCCCATTAAATTTTCACATAAGTTACATGCCGGTTTAAACCAAATAGACTGTCAGTACTGCCACTCCGGTGCAGACCAGAGCAAGCACTCCAATATTCCTTCGGCAAATGTATGTATGAACTGCCACAAAGGGGTACAGAATGGCCCTGAACACGGAAGAAAAGAGATCGCTAAAATTTATGCAGCAATTGGCTGGAATCCTGGAAAATTGAGCTTTATTGATGATTATGCTTCAATGCCCAAAGAAGAAGCGCGTGAATTGTACAAACAATGGCTGAGCGATGACAGTGAAAAAGATTATTCCAAAGCAGATGTAGATGAAGTTTTGGCTCAGGTTCAGGAACCTATTGAGTGGGTTAGGATTCACAATTTGCCCGATCACGTGTATTTTAATCATTCACAACACGTAAATGCAGGTGATGTAGAGTGTCAGACCTGTCACGGTGCTGTGGAAGAAATGGATGTATTGCATCAAAATGCGCCTTTGTCTATGGGCTGGTGCATCAGTTGCCACAGGGAAACACCCGTTGAATTTGCGCGCAATGATTACTACAAAACCTATAAGAAATTCCACGATCAAATAAAAGAAGGAAATGTATCTAAAGTGACTGTGGAAATGATCGGTGGTACAGAGTGTCAAAAATGTCACTACTGA
- a CDS encoding DUF3341 domain-containing protein — MDKYIVGLYDDEEILLKAVKEIRKQGIRITESLTPFPVHGLDEAMGLKESKLHTVGFVAGLAGMLTALSFMTWVSVSSYPTIFGGKPYFSLPSFIPITFELTVLFSSVTMVVAFFVRSGLSMFKSPKIYDERITDYLFALTFEVKENTSKEELEKINKALTETGVVEIKEKDFDEDEY; from the coding sequence ATGGATAAATATATTGTAGGTCTTTACGATGATGAAGAAATACTGCTGAAAGCGGTAAAAGAGATCAGGAAACAGGGCATTAGAATTACCGAATCTCTTACTCCTTTTCCGGTACATGGATTGGATGAGGCCATGGGGCTGAAAGAGAGCAAGCTGCACACGGTTGGTTTTGTTGCAGGTTTGGCCGGTATGCTTACTGCGCTGTCATTCATGACCTGGGTTTCTGTTTCCAGTTATCCGACCATATTCGGTGGCAAGCCCTATTTTTCATTGCCCTCTTTTATTCCCATCACTTTTGAGCTGACAGTTTTGTTTTCATCTGTGACTATGGTGGTGGCATTTTTTGTAAGATCGGGACTTTCCATGTTTAAGTCGCCAAAAATTTATGATGAGCGCATTACGGATTACCTTTTTGCACTCACTTTTGAAGTAAAAGAAAACACAAGCAAAGAAGAATTAGAAAAAATCAATAAAGCCCTGACCGAAACCGGTGTAGTGGAAATTAAAGAAAAAGACTTTGATGAAGATGAATACTAA
- a CDS encoding cytochrome c oxidase subunit II, which yields MVVTLSVICLLLIFLIVFQLSRASELLNVLKGKGINGEDSTNTNAILLMLFMIFGLIGVVWSTWYYYDLFLPESASEHGVWVDEMFNLTLFFTGIVFVITQILTFYFAYKYRQRKNNKVYFFPHNNKLELLWTAVPAVVLAVLVTLGIESWTKITSPAPDNSRIIEVTGQQFNWIVRYPGDDNVLGDRSFERISAENQLGIDFEDEFSRDDVYTSEIHLVVNQPVLFKLGAKDVLHSFFLPHFRVKQDCVPGIPTQFWFTPTITTKEMRQKLDNENFNYELACAELCGQAHWNMRMEVIVETEEEYNKWFAEQKPIYDSVKPSMAEQEESSEEEIKSEGLTSL from the coding sequence ATGGTAGTTACCTTAAGTGTTATATGTTTATTGCTGATTTTTTTAATAGTATTTCAGCTAAGTAGAGCAAGTGAGCTATTAAATGTCCTGAAAGGAAAGGGTATAAATGGTGAAGATTCCACCAATACCAATGCTATCTTGCTGATGTTGTTCATGATATTCGGGCTAATAGGTGTTGTTTGGTCAACCTGGTATTACTATGACCTGTTTTTGCCTGAATCTGCTTCAGAGCACGGGGTTTGGGTAGATGAAATGTTTAATCTGACTTTGTTTTTCACTGGTATTGTATTTGTCATTACCCAAATATTGACCTTCTATTTTGCCTACAAATACAGGCAGCGTAAGAATAACAAAGTCTACTTTTTTCCGCACAACAATAAATTGGAATTGCTTTGGACAGCAGTGCCAGCAGTAGTACTTGCAGTTTTGGTTACACTTGGTATTGAAAGCTGGACAAAAATCACTTCACCGGCACCAGACAATTCACGAATTATAGAGGTTACCGGTCAGCAGTTTAACTGGATTGTGCGCTATCCAGGTGATGATAATGTTTTGGGAGACAGGTCTTTTGAGAGAATTTCTGCAGAAAACCAATTGGGTATTGACTTTGAAGATGAATTCAGCAGAGATGATGTTTATACTTCGGAAATTCATCTTGTGGTGAATCAGCCTGTGTTGTTCAAACTCGGAGCTAAAGATGTGTTGCACTCTTTCTTTTTACCGCATTTTAGAGTTAAACAGGATTGTGTGCCCGGAATACCAACCCAGTTTTGGTTTACACCTACCATCACTACCAAAGAAATGCGACAGAAATTGGATAATGAAAATTTCAATTATGAGTTGGCATGTGCCGAGCTTTGTGGCCAGGCACACTGGAATATGCGCATGGAAGTAATTGTAGAAACTGAAGAGGAATACAATAAATGGTTTGCTGAGCAAAAACCTATTTACGATTCTGTCAAGCCATCTATGGCTGAACAGGAAGAATCTTCTGAAGAAGAAATTAAAAGTGAAGGACTTACATCCTTATAA
- a CDS encoding TAT-variant-translocated molybdopterin oxidoreductase: MAQKKYWKGLDEKNLTPEFIKEASKEFKEEIPGGSDMDISKASSNRRDFLKVLGFSVTAATVAASCEIPVKKSIPYITKPDHVTPGIPDFYASSFNVGGEYASILVKTREGRPIKIEGNKHSEVTHGGTSAAAQASVLSLYDGFRLKGPVKNGEAYSWEKADAEIVEKLEKIAAGSGKIVLLSNTVLSPSTKKIIEKFQAKYPGTEFVSYDSFSISGLLDANEAVFGKRLIPDYHFDKADLIVGFGADFLGTWISPLEYAYDYAQSRKVDKDNPTMSRHIQVESHLSLTGSNCDKRISVKPSQEGLALLNVYNFVASKLGAEKISGLTALDGKIQAELEKTANELVKAKGKSLVVSGSNDPNVQTVANALNHILGNYGKSLDFDNHNLLKQGNDKAVQQLSRDMNSGKIDALIVLGGANPVFELPEAFKKGYNKVGLKVSLNDSVDETGLECDYVLPDHHYLESWNDAQPKAFNYSLGQPTIAPIYNTRQAQDTLLKWAGENQSYYDFIRQYWKDNLFKGQTQYLSFNSMWDRSLHNGIFDAPVQKNSAGINMPASISVSGAASKVVSASKKAGSGFEIKLYQKTGVPSAVFASNPYLQELPDPVSKITWDNYACISPKFAKDQGLDSEDMIKISANGKDIELPVFVQPGTAYGTIAIAVAYGREVAGKAGKGIGKNAYPFEQELNGNFSHFATGAAIAPLGKTYPLAMTQTFHSIFDGLNERPIVKETTLGEYAKNPMAGNEDRKVVLKHLQTLYGYHDYPGHRWGMAIDLNACFGCGACVVACNTENNVPVVGKEEVKNRREMHWLRIDRYYSGDEENPSVVFQPMMCQHCDNAPCENVCPVSATNHSSEGLNQMAYNRCIGTRYCANNCPYKVRRFNWFDYMSADSFGWKGTFADNDHDPFGMTEDLTRMVLNPDVTVRSRGVMEKCSFCVQRIQSGKLEAKKEGRQLRDEDISTACQAACHVGAITFGDVNNEESEVTQMTNNERAFKVIEEIHTLPSVAYLTKVRNKDKSEA, from the coding sequence ATGGCTCAAAAAAAATACTGGAAAGGATTAGACGAGAAAAATCTCACTCCTGAATTTATCAAAGAAGCCTCGAAAGAATTTAAAGAAGAAATTCCCGGTGGAAGCGATATGGATATTTCCAAAGCGTCTTCCAATCGTAGAGATTTTTTGAAAGTACTCGGATTTAGTGTCACGGCTGCCACTGTTGCTGCCAGCTGTGAAATCCCGGTGAAAAAATCTATTCCGTACATTACCAAACCGGATCATGTAACTCCCGGGATCCCCGATTTTTACGCTTCATCTTTTAATGTAGGTGGGGAATACGCCAGCATACTGGTAAAAACCAGGGAAGGCCGTCCGATCAAAATTGAAGGCAATAAGCACTCAGAGGTTACACACGGTGGCACAAGTGCTGCGGCACAAGCTTCAGTACTCAGTCTTTATGACGGATTCAGATTGAAAGGTCCCGTTAAAAACGGAGAAGCTTATTCCTGGGAAAAAGCAGATGCTGAAATAGTTGAAAAACTGGAAAAAATAGCTGCCGGATCAGGGAAAATTGTGCTTTTATCCAATACCGTACTCAGCCCTTCTACTAAAAAAATCATTGAAAAATTTCAGGCGAAATATCCCGGAACTGAATTTGTCTCTTATGACAGTTTTTCCATTTCCGGCCTATTGGATGCCAATGAAGCTGTATTTGGTAAGAGACTGATTCCCGATTATCATTTCGACAAAGCCGATTTGATAGTAGGCTTTGGCGCTGACTTTTTGGGCACATGGATTTCCCCGCTGGAATATGCTTATGATTATGCGCAAAGCAGAAAAGTGGACAAAGACAACCCTACGATGTCAAGACATATACAGGTAGAGTCTCACCTTTCACTTACAGGCAGCAATTGCGATAAAAGAATTTCCGTAAAACCTTCACAAGAAGGACTTGCACTGCTGAATGTATATAATTTTGTAGCCTCTAAGCTCGGTGCTGAGAAAATTTCAGGCCTTACAGCTTTAGACGGTAAAATACAGGCAGAACTGGAAAAAACTGCAAATGAACTGGTAAAAGCCAAAGGAAAATCACTTGTGGTTTCCGGTTCTAATGACCCCAATGTACAAACAGTAGCCAATGCACTGAATCATATTTTGGGCAATTATGGCAAAAGTCTTGATTTTGACAACCACAACCTGTTGAAGCAAGGCAATGATAAAGCAGTTCAGCAATTGAGTCGCGATATGAACAGCGGTAAGATTGACGCCCTAATTGTTTTGGGTGGTGCCAATCCGGTGTTTGAATTGCCTGAGGCTTTCAAAAAAGGATACAATAAAGTAGGTTTGAAAGTGAGCTTAAACGATTCTGTTGATGAAACCGGACTTGAATGTGATTACGTATTGCCCGACCATCATTATTTGGAATCGTGGAACGATGCGCAACCTAAAGCATTTAACTACAGCTTGGGGCAACCTACCATTGCGCCAATTTACAATACGCGACAAGCACAGGATACGCTTTTGAAATGGGCAGGGGAAAACCAATCCTATTACGATTTCATTCGCCAGTACTGGAAAGACAATTTGTTTAAAGGGCAGACCCAATACCTGAGCTTTAACTCTATGTGGGATCGCTCTTTGCACAATGGTATTTTTGATGCACCGGTGCAAAAGAACAGTGCGGGAATAAACATGCCAGCTTCAATTTCTGTTTCAGGTGCTGCTTCAAAAGTAGTGAGCGCATCTAAAAAAGCGGGAAGTGGATTTGAAATTAAATTGTATCAAAAAACAGGCGTTCCTTCAGCGGTTTTTGCGTCTAATCCTTACTTGCAGGAATTGCCCGACCCGGTATCGAAAATTACCTGGGACAATTACGCTTGTATTTCACCAAAATTTGCCAAAGACCAGGGACTCGATAGCGAGGATATGATCAAGATCAGCGCAAATGGAAAAGATATAGAACTCCCGGTTTTTGTTCAGCCCGGAACAGCTTATGGAACAATAGCGATTGCTGTTGCATATGGTCGTGAAGTAGCTGGAAAAGCCGGCAAGGGCATAGGAAAAAATGCTTATCCCTTTGAGCAGGAGCTCAACGGCAATTTTAGCCATTTTGCTACAGGTGCTGCAATAGCTCCTTTGGGTAAAACTTATCCATTGGCAATGACACAGACCTTTCACAGTATTTTTGACGGCCTCAATGAGCGCCCGATTGTAAAAGAAACAACGCTGGGAGAATATGCTAAAAATCCAATGGCCGGAAATGAAGACCGTAAAGTGGTATTGAAGCATTTGCAAACACTATACGGATACCATGATTATCCCGGACATCGCTGGGGAATGGCAATTGACCTGAATGCATGTTTTGGATGTGGAGCCTGTGTGGTTGCTTGCAATACAGAAAATAATGTGCCGGTAGTTGGTAAAGAAGAAGTAAAAAACAGGCGTGAAATGCACTGGTTGCGTATTGACCGCTACTACTCCGGTGATGAAGAAAATCCATCTGTTGTTTTTCAGCCGATGATGTGTCAGCATTGTGACAATGCGCCTTGTGAAAATGTGTGTCCGGTATCTGCCACAAACCATAGCTCTGAAGGACTGAATCAAATGGCATACAACCGTTGTATCGGTACAAGATATTGCGCCAATAACTGTCCTTATAAAGTAAGACGATTCAATTGGTTCGACTATATGAGTGCAGATTCTTTCGGTTGGAAAGGAACCTTTGCAGACAACGATCACGATCCGTTTGGAATGACAGAAGATCTGACCAGAATGGTTCTAAACCCGGATGTAACAGTTCGTTCAAGAGGAGTGATGGAAAAATGTTCATTCTGTGTACAACGCATTCAATCAGGAAAATTAGAAGCCAAAAAAGAAGGAAGACAGTTGAGAGATGAGGATATTTCTACTGCATGTCAGGCAGCTTGCCATGTTGGCGCGATTACTTTTGGCGATGTAAACAATGAAGAAAGTGAAGTAACGCAAATGACCAATAACGAAAGGGCATTTAAAGTGATTGAAGAAATCCATACCCTTCCGTCTGTCGCTTATTTGACAAAGGTCAGGAATAAAGATAAATCCGAAGCTTAA
- the atpD gene encoding F0F1 ATP synthase subunit beta — MANKGYVKQVIGPVVDVAFASATSTAELPQILNALEITKEDGQKIVLECQQHLGEDSVRAIAMDSTDGLTRGMDVIDLGAPISMPVGNQVKGRLFNVVGETIDGLGEMESKERSPIHRKPPKFEDLSTEEEILYTGIKVIDLIEPYSKGGKIGLFGGAGVGKTVLIQELINNIAKGYDGLSVFAGVGERTREGNDLMREMLEAGIINYGEKFMKSMEEGGWDLSAVNKEQLEESKAAFVFGQMNEPPGARARVALSGLTLAEYFRDGGETSAEGGKDILFFIDNIFRFTQAGSEVSALLGRMPSAVGYQPTLATEMGIMQERITSTKTGSITSVQAVYVPADDLTDPAPATTFSHLDATTVLSRKIAELGIYPAVDPLDSTSRILTPEIVGDEHYKCAQDVKEILQRYKELQDIIAILGMDELSDEDKLVVTRARRIQRFLSQPFHVAEQFTGLPGVLVSIEETIRGFNMILNGEVDEYPEAAFNLVGGIDEAIEKGKKMLASNK, encoded by the coding sequence ATGGCGAATAAAGGTTATGTTAAGCAGGTAATTGGTCCGGTTGTGGATGTGGCATTTGCTTCAGCAACGAGCACAGCAGAACTCCCACAGATTTTAAATGCACTTGAGATCACAAAAGAAGATGGTCAAAAAATTGTACTGGAATGTCAGCAGCACCTCGGTGAAGACAGTGTGCGGGCAATTGCAATGGATTCTACCGATGGTTTGACCCGCGGAATGGATGTAATTGACCTCGGTGCGCCAATTAGTATGCCTGTCGGCAACCAGGTAAAAGGCCGCTTGTTTAATGTAGTGGGAGAAACCATTGACGGACTGGGCGAAATGGAAAGCAAAGAACGTTCGCCTATTCACCGTAAACCTCCAAAATTTGAAGACCTTTCTACAGAAGAAGAAATATTATACACTGGTATCAAAGTTATTGACCTGATTGAGCCATATTCAAAAGGTGGTAAAATCGGATTGTTTGGTGGCGCAGGTGTTGGAAAAACAGTTTTGATCCAGGAATTGATCAACAATATTGCAAAAGGCTATGATGGCCTTTCCGTATTTGCCGGAGTAGGAGAGCGAACAAGAGAAGGAAACGATCTGATGCGTGAAATGCTTGAAGCCGGTATTATCAATTACGGTGAAAAATTCATGAAGTCGATGGAAGAAGGTGGCTGGGATTTGTCAGCTGTAAATAAAGAGCAACTGGAAGAATCAAAAGCAGCATTTGTTTTCGGGCAGATGAATGAACCTCCGGGTGCACGTGCAAGAGTGGCGCTTTCAGGGCTTACATTAGCCGAATATTTTCGTGATGGAGGAGAGACAAGTGCAGAGGGAGGAAAAGACATTCTTTTCTTTATCGATAATATTTTCCGTTTTACACAAGCAGGTTCTGAGGTTTCTGCCCTTTTAGGAAGAATGCCTTCAGCAGTGGGTTACCAACCTACACTCGCTACGGAAATGGGAATAATGCAGGAGCGAATAACCTCAACTAAAACAGGCTCAATCACCTCCGTACAGGCTGTTTACGTGCCAGCGGATGACTTGACAGACCCTGCACCGGCTACAACTTTCTCTCACCTTGATGCTACAACAGTATTGAGCAGAAAGATAGCTGAGCTCGGTATTTACCCGGCTGTAGATCCATTGGATTCTACTTCCAGGATACTGACTCCTGAAATTGTTGGCGATGAGCATTATAAATGTGCACAGGATGTAAAAGAGATTTTACAGCGCTATAAAGAATTGCAGGATATTATTGCCATTCTTGGAATGGATGAATTGTCGGATGAAGACAAACTCGTAGTTACAAGAGCAAGAAGAATTCAGCGTTTCCTTTCCCAACCATTCCACGTGGCCGAGCAGTTTACAGGCTTGCCGGGTGTCTTGGTATCTATTGAAGAAACCATCAGAGGCTTCAATATGATTTTGAACGGAGAAGTAGATGAATATCCCGAAGCGGCTTTTAACCTGGTAGGTGGTATTGACGAAGCCATTGAAAAAGGCAAGAAAATGCTTGCTTCAAATAAATAA
- a CDS encoding F0F1 ATP synthase subunit epsilon, whose translation MQLEILTPEQNLFKGEVSHVELPGTNGSFGVLDNHAPMVSGLDEGEVRFQTALKANSAPLNKAIKKDAGDSNLLILDIKGGFVEVLNNKVSILLESI comes from the coding sequence ATGCAATTAGAAATCCTCACTCCTGAACAGAATCTTTTTAAAGGTGAAGTATCGCATGTAGAATTGCCTGGTACCAATGGTTCTTTTGGCGTGCTCGACAATCACGCGCCTATGGTTTCCGGACTTGATGAAGGAGAAGTGAGGTTTCAAACTGCTTTAAAAGCCAACAGTGCTCCACTGAATAAAGCAATTAAAAAAGATGCCGGTGACTCCAACCTGTTGATCTTAGATATCAAAGGCGGTTTTGTGGAAGTGCTCAACAACAAAGTAAGTATCCTGCTTGAAAGTATCTAA
- the nrfD gene encoding NrfD/PsrC family molybdoenzyme membrane anchor subunit, with protein sequence MSAYESPIREPLIKGDKNYKQITTDVVRSTEGMPPVSWLIAISISGTFAALFGICVIYTVWKGIGVWGLNKTVGWAWDITNFVWWVGIGHAGTLISAVLLLFRQKWRTGINRSAEAMTIFAVICAAQFPGIHMGRPWLAFFIFPYPNTRGPLWVNFNSPLLWDVFAISTYLTVSLLFWYSGLLPDFATIRDRSKSKIRKAIYNGLSFGWTGSAKHWQRFESLSLVLAGIATPLVLSVHTIVSFDFATSVIPGWHTTIFPPYFVAGAIFSGFAMVETLMVITRKVLKLEEYITIAHIESMNKIILLTGSIVGVAYITELFVAWYSGFIYEQYAFYNRALGPYWWAYWTMMTCNVITPQLYWIKKFRRSIVVTFVLSIFINIGMWFERFVIIVTSLHRDYLPSSWAYYTPTWVEIGIFLGTLGIFFTLFLLFARAFPVIAIAEVKSIFKTSSENAKKKAEAKSNEGLAGGGSLAGGTYRDKE encoded by the coding sequence ATGTCAGCTTACGAATCACCTATAAGAGAGCCCCTGATTAAAGGGGACAAAAACTACAAACAAATCACCACGGATGTAGTGCGATCTACCGAAGGTATGCCACCGGTGAGTTGGCTTATAGCCATCAGTATTTCAGGCACATTCGCTGCACTGTTTGGTATATGTGTGATCTATACCGTCTGGAAAGGCATTGGTGTTTGGGGATTAAATAAAACAGTAGGCTGGGCCTGGGACATTACCAACTTTGTTTGGTGGGTAGGTATTGGTCACGCTGGAACATTGATTTCGGCTGTATTGTTGTTGTTTCGTCAGAAGTGGAGAACAGGCATCAACCGATCTGCTGAAGCCATGACTATTTTTGCTGTAATCTGTGCTGCTCAGTTTCCCGGAATTCACATGGGGCGTCCCTGGTTGGCATTCTTTATTTTCCCATACCCCAATACACGCGGACCGCTTTGGGTAAACTTTAACTCCCCATTACTTTGGGACGTTTTTGCGATTTCAACTTATTTGACCGTATCACTATTATTTTGGTATTCTGGCTTATTGCCCGATTTTGCGACAATTAGAGACCGCTCTAAATCAAAGATCAGAAAAGCCATATACAACGGACTTTCTTTTGGTTGGACAGGATCTGCTAAACACTGGCAAAGATTTGAATCATTGTCATTGGTACTGGCTGGCATAGCCACACCACTTGTGCTTTCTGTACACACTATTGTAAGCTTTGACTTTGCCACCTCTGTTATTCCGGGCTGGCATACCACTATTTTTCCGCCCTATTTTGTTGCCGGAGCCATTTTCTCGGGTTTTGCAATGGTAGAAACATTGATGGTCATTACCAGGAAAGTGTTGAAACTGGAAGAATACATTACCATTGCCCATATTGAATCGATGAACAAAATTATCCTGCTCACAGGCTCTATAGTTGGTGTGGCCTATATTACTGAGCTTTTTGTGGCCTGGTATTCAGGTTTTATTTACGAGCAATATGCATTCTACAATCGTGCGCTTGGTCCATATTGGTGGGCGTACTGGACCATGATGACTTGTAATGTCATAACACCTCAATTGTATTGGATTAAAAAATTCAGAAGAAGCATTGTTGTGACTTTCGTGCTTTCCATTTTCATCAATATAGGAATGTGGTTCGAGCGCTTTGTGATCATTGTAACTTCACTGCACCGCGATTACCTTCCATCAAGTTGGGCATATTACACGCCTACCTGGGTGGAGATCGGAATTTTCCTTGGAACGCTGGGTATATTCTTTACTTTGTTTTTGCTTTTCGCAAGAGCATTCCCGGTAATTGCAATTGCAGAAGTGAAATCAATTTTTAAAACATCAAGTGAAAATGCCAAGAAAAAAGCCGAAGCAAAATCCAATGAAGGATTAGCTGGTGGTGGATCATTGGCAGGTGGCACTTATAGAGATAAAGAATAA
- a CDS encoding cytochrome c, with protein MNTNIKKVFALLFCAGTLASCSSDPEKPGRTFMPDMAYSQAYETYSENPNFSDSTSARLPVEGTISRGMLPEKYTASEKDESYHVSYLYKRYYKDNNDDYERAGRELSNPFEPSDDILKSAKLIYNTNCKVCHGEKGAGDGSIVESGAYPPVPAYEDRLPKIAEGQMFHSIVYGKNLMGSYSSQLSVDEIWKVIFYIQQLAEVEPFEKEGSEDSESEDKEEDKEEESSVASN; from the coding sequence ATGAATACTAATATCAAAAAAGTATTTGCACTGCTATTCTGTGCCGGAACATTGGCATCATGCAGCAGCGATCCTGAAAAGCCGGGCAGAACTTTTATGCCGGATATGGCTTATTCACAGGCTTATGAAACCTATAGTGAAAACCCCAATTTCAGCGACAGCACTTCTGCAAGATTGCCGGTAGAAGGTACTATTTCTCGCGGCATGCTTCCTGAAAAATATACTGCAAGTGAGAAAGATGAATCCTATCATGTGTCTTATCTCTATAAAAGATATTACAAAGACAATAATGATGATTATGAACGCGCAGGCCGTGAACTCAGCAATCCTTTTGAACCAAGCGATGATATATTGAAAAGCGCAAAGCTTATTTACAATACAAATTGTAAAGTTTGTCACGGAGAAAAAGGAGCAGGAGATGGAAGCATAGTAGAAAGTGGAGCTTATCCACCAGTGCCGGCTTATGAAGATCGTTTGCCAAAAATTGCAGAAGGACAAATGTTCCACTCTATAGTGTATGGAAAAAACCTGATGGGAAGCTATTCTTCTCAATTATCGGTAGATGAAATCTGGAAAGTGATTTTCTATATACAACAACTGGCTGAAGTAGAGCCTTTTGAAAAAGAAGGATCAGAAGATTCCGAATCAGAAGATAAAGAGGAAGATAAGGAAGAAGAATCAAGTGTAGCATCCAATTGA